A single window of Methylomarinum sp. Ch1-1 DNA harbors:
- a CDS encoding YfiR family protein: MSFFSPYVWIKAIAEVKRLTLLPFLMWPLVAGGSLAVDTRELTIKAAYLFRLSLFVDWPADKLTPSGKDSVRFCIAGDRRIHEAIKNVLTDKSINRHQIRIDSVETQSDLTTCHLLFIAAKSTAESSMLKAVANYPVLTIGESAEFYRRGGMILLFNKDNRMRFAINQRAADRAGVKLGAQLLNLAEQYR; the protein is encoded by the coding sequence ATGTCCTTTTTTTCCCCTTATGTATGGATTAAGGCGATCGCGGAGGTGAAGAGATTGACGTTGCTGCCGTTTCTGATGTGGCCGCTGGTCGCAGGTGGCAGTCTCGCCGTGGATACTCGCGAGCTGACCATCAAGGCTGCTTATCTTTTTCGTTTATCGCTATTCGTCGATTGGCCCGCTGACAAGCTGACGCCGAGCGGCAAGGACAGCGTCCGTTTTTGTATCGCCGGCGATAGGCGGATTCATGAAGCGATAAAGAATGTTTTAACCGATAAGTCTATTAATCGACACCAGATAAGAATAGATAGCGTCGAGACACAGTCTGATTTGACGACTTGTCATTTGCTGTTCATCGCCGCAAAATCAACCGCCGAGAGTTCGATGCTTAAAGCCGTCGCAAATTATCCGGTGCTGACAATCGGGGAAAGCGCGGAGTTTTATCGGCGCGGCGGCATGATTTTGTTGTTTAACAAAGACAATAGAATGCGCTTTGCGATTAATCAGCGGGCGGCTGATCGCGCCGGCGTCAAACTCGGCGCGCAATTGTTGAATTTAGCCGAGCAGTACCGATGA
- a CDS encoding TonB-dependent receptor plug domain-containing protein produces MKSLFKIIALSSLGCAFAQAAESLSCQQVAAPNIVKLDLSDLAKVPVVLSANQKATCAKQAAGIVTVITGEQIQNMGARDLIDVLQLVPGFSFGVDVSNVVGLGIRGIQAHEGKVAVFVDGISLNEHRFGTTQFGNHFPLEQIDRIEIVRGPGSIVHGNFAEMGVINIISKTAKQMDGVKLSGNYGRFSRGEARKNLEWTAGKQWGDLEVSFSGKRGEAHRSDQIYQDAVGRSFDMTGNNELDATMVNLGVKYQGLNLRLLVDQYNVNSRDGFGEEMSKPGRYLVNKFNTYAADLGFQHHFSPSVKLETNASFSHQNPWERTRKYLDGRAALLREKVYVDYYKFNAKATFASEQGNYLVVGNSFSSNKFDIREGGLGETLPTFSNYTAYTEARYAFPWINVLAGLRFDAYNEYGTNFAPRVALTKDFGRFHVKALYSHAFRIPTGGNYQKNAEYNIGKAPDEQIDQVGPERTRTVELEFGFQPFNNLDLTVNLFHIQSDDIILYQVDDQLDDFYINASGQNTQGVEWGLEYRVPRLGYLAMDYSFYESTRNTADKYKILGSDGQIHQGLNVGFPTHKVSLNGHIDLTPSLSLNQTLIFISDRYGYEGDSLVRHGSSWVYNFYWRYKNLFTKGLNVGLGVYDLFNEKQEYVQPYHGGHPALPGRTREVMFKLSYQF; encoded by the coding sequence TTGAAGAGCCTATTTAAAATTATCGCCTTATCGTCGCTAGGTTGCGCCTTTGCTCAAGCGGCTGAGTCATTATCGTGTCAGCAAGTGGCGGCGCCCAATATCGTCAAATTGGACTTATCCGATCTCGCCAAGGTGCCTGTCGTGTTATCGGCGAACCAAAAAGCGACTTGCGCCAAACAGGCGGCCGGAATCGTCACGGTGATTACCGGCGAACAGATACAGAACATGGGGGCGCGGGACCTGATCGATGTATTGCAACTGGTGCCCGGTTTCAGTTTCGGTGTCGACGTGTCCAATGTCGTCGGACTCGGCATTCGCGGCATCCAGGCCCATGAAGGGAAGGTGGCGGTTTTCGTCGACGGCATTAGTTTAAACGAGCATCGTTTCGGCACCACCCAGTTCGGCAACCATTTTCCGCTTGAGCAAATCGATCGTATCGAGATTGTTCGCGGTCCGGGCTCCATCGTGCACGGCAACTTTGCCGAAATGGGAGTCATCAATATCATCAGCAAAACGGCGAAACAAATGGACGGCGTCAAACTGAGCGGAAATTACGGTCGTTTTTCCCGAGGGGAGGCGCGCAAGAATCTGGAGTGGACGGCCGGCAAGCAATGGGGTGACCTGGAAGTCAGTTTTTCCGGCAAACGCGGCGAGGCCCATCGCAGCGATCAGATCTATCAGGACGCCGTGGGCCGCAGTTTCGATATGACCGGCAACAATGAGCTCGATGCGACGATGGTCAACCTAGGCGTCAAGTATCAAGGATTGAATCTGCGTCTGCTGGTTGATCAGTACAACGTTAATAGTCGTGACGGTTTTGGCGAAGAGATGAGCAAGCCGGGCCGTTATCTGGTCAACAAATTCAATACCTATGCCGCCGACCTCGGTTTTCAGCATCATTTCAGTCCTTCGGTGAAACTGGAAACCAATGCCTCCTTCTCCCATCAGAATCCCTGGGAGCGCACCCGTAAATACCTAGATGGCAGAGCCGCGCTGTTACGGGAGAAAGTTTATGTCGATTATTATAAATTCAACGCCAAGGCCACTTTCGCCTCCGAGCAAGGCAATTATCTGGTCGTCGGCAACAGTTTTTCGTCGAATAAATTTGATATTCGGGAAGGGGGGCTAGGGGAAACTCTGCCGACTTTCAGTAACTACACGGCCTATACCGAGGCCCGCTACGCGTTCCCTTGGATCAATGTGTTGGCCGGACTGCGTTTCGATGCCTATAACGAGTACGGCACCAATTTTGCGCCCCGGGTGGCATTGACCAAAGATTTCGGTCGATTTCATGTCAAGGCCTTATACAGCCACGCTTTCCGGATTCCGACCGGGGGCAATTATCAGAAAAACGCCGAATACAACATCGGTAAGGCGCCGGATGAGCAAATCGACCAGGTCGGTCCGGAGCGGACTCGGACGGTCGAGCTGGAATTCGGCTTTCAGCCTTTCAACAATCTGGATCTGACCGTCAATTTATTCCATATCCAAAGCGACGATATCATTCTTTACCAGGTTGACGATCAGCTTGACGATTTTTATATCAATGCCAGCGGACAAAACACTCAGGGCGTCGAGTGGGGGCTGGAGTATCGTGTTCCACGTTTGGGTTACCTGGCGATGGATTATTCTTTTTACGAATCGACGCGAAACACCGCCGACAAATACAAGATTCTCGGTTCCGATGGACAAATCCATCAAGGTCTGAATGTCGGCTTTCCCACGCACAAGGTGTCGTTGAACGGTCATATCGATTTGACCCCCTCGTTATCGTTGAATCAGACTCTGATTTTCATTAGCGATCGTTACGGCTATGAAGGCGACAGCCTGGTAAGACATGGCTCTTCCTGGGTTTACAATTTTTATTGGCGCTATAAGAACCTGTTCACTAAAGGACTGAACGTCGGTCTAGGCGTTTACGATCTATTCAACGAGAAACAAGAATATGTCCAGCCTTATCATGGCGGACACCCTGCCTTACCCGGCCGCACTCGGGAAGTCATGTTCAAGCTCTCTTATCAGTTTTGA
- a CDS encoding PilZ domain-containing protein: MTMMSEEIDDLATDNDLFAVDMSASIENNKRTAVRYVRDDIAAALAKKSMLKTSEFSVQLIDISSKGALVACPQKLAINKKVTLRLSFNDGKEFVIAASVIHARNAPEKQYGLKFSRYNNELGEHLLSSQSDLIFK; the protein is encoded by the coding sequence ATGACCATGATGTCCGAAGAGATAGACGACTTGGCGACGGACAACGACTTATTTGCCGTCGATATGTCCGCTTCCATAGAAAACAACAAGCGCACCGCCGTTCGTTATGTCCGGGATGATATTGCGGCCGCGTTAGCGAAAAAAAGCATGCTCAAGACTAGCGAGTTCAGCGTCCAATTGATCGACATCAGCAGCAAAGGAGCGTTGGTCGCCTGCCCCCAAAAGCTGGCGATCAACAAAAAAGTGACACTGCGCCTAAGCTTCAATGACGGCAAGGAATTTGTCATCGCGGCATCGGTCATCCATGCGAGGAATGCTCCAGAAAAACAATACGGCCTGAAATTTTCCCGTTACAATAACGAACTCGGCGAACATTTACTGTCCTCACAAAGTGATTTGATCTTTAAATAA
- a CDS encoding MOSC domain-containing protein, with protein sequence MAALSLTQIYLYPVKSLGGISVQHWPVDGKGLLYDRKWMLVDENNRFLSQRRLPNMALIKTRISADELILSTPEQQQFALPLQPDAGDPLEVDIWHDRCLARAVSREADRWLTDFLDAPCRLVYQPEDGVRRVDPKYAEPSDQTRFADGFPFLITSSASLHSLNEAMEHELPMTRFRPNLVIGGCSAYAEDCWREIAINGIHFRLPKPCSRCNVPAIDQDTAETGKEPLLTLKHLRRWNNQIYFGQNALHDGPGELTVGDSMQIISTGARQPPLPAIG encoded by the coding sequence ATGGCAGCGTTGAGCTTAACCCAGATTTATCTCTATCCCGTCAAATCGCTAGGCGGTATCAGCGTCCAACATTGGCCTGTCGACGGCAAAGGATTGCTCTATGACAGAAAATGGATGCTGGTCGATGAAAACAACCGCTTTCTGAGTCAGCGCCGTCTGCCGAATATGGCGCTGATCAAAACTCGAATCAGCGCCGATGAGTTGATCTTATCGACGCCTGAGCAACAACAGTTCGCACTGCCGCTGCAACCGGACGCCGGCGACCCACTGGAAGTCGACATTTGGCACGATCGCTGCCTTGCCAGAGCCGTCAGCCGCGAGGCGGACCGCTGGCTCACCGACTTTCTTGACGCGCCCTGTCGACTGGTCTACCAACCTGAAGACGGCGTCCGCCGGGTAGACCCTAAGTATGCCGAACCTAGCGATCAGACCCGCTTTGCCGATGGCTTTCCCTTCCTGATTACGTCGTCAGCTTCCTTGCACTCATTGAACGAGGCCATGGAGCATGAGTTGCCGATGACGCGTTTTCGTCCCAACCTGGTGATCGGCGGCTGTTCGGCATACGCCGAAGACTGCTGGCGTGAAATCGCCATCAACGGCATCCATTTCAGATTACCGAAACCCTGCTCCCGCTGCAATGTGCCTGCGATAGACCAGGACACGGCCGAAACCGGCAAGGAACCCTTGTTAACACTGAAGCATCTGCGTCGATGGAACAATCAGATCTACTTCGGTCAAAACGCACTCCATGACGGCCCAGGCGAGTTGACTGTCGGCGATTCCATGCAAATCATCAGCACCGGCGCCCGTCAGCCTCCGCTGCCGGCAATAGGCTAA
- a CDS encoding glutamine--tRNA ligase/YqeY domain fusion protein, which translates to MSTTENPVQSNFIRQIVAADLASNKHNGKVATRFPPEPNGFLHIGHAKSICLNFTIAEENNGTCNLRFDDTNPEKESVEFMEAIERDVHWLGFQWAGKYHASDYFEQLYQYAIQLIKSGDAYVDSSSAEQIRLDRGTLTEPGRESPDRKRSIEENLDLFQRMRDGEFADGHYVLRAKIDMASPNINMRDPTIYRIRRVHHQRTGDDWCIYPMYDYTHCISDAIEGITHSLCTLEFEDHRPLYDWVLDKLQTPCHPQQIEFARLQLEYAVMSKRKLNQLVIEKHVSGWDDPRMPTIAGLRRAGYTPASIRDFCERIGVTKKDSWIKMGVLESCIREDLNENAPRRMAVLNPLRVVIENYADGATEDYQIANHPQKPEMGARKVSFGKVLYIEQDDFAEVPPKKFKRLVEGGEVRLRGSYVIKCERMIKDESGNIIELRCSYDPDTLGKNPEGRKVKGVIHWVSAEHSVPAEVRLYDRLFKAPNPDAEAHFLDALNPDSLEVLTDCRIEASLADAEPQSRFQFERTGYFCVDSIDSKPGKPVFNRTVTLRDTWAR; encoded by the coding sequence ATGTCGACAACTGAAAACCCCGTTCAATCAAACTTTATCAGACAGATCGTTGCCGCCGACCTAGCAAGCAACAAACATAACGGCAAAGTCGCCACGCGTTTCCCTCCGGAACCCAATGGTTTTCTCCATATCGGTCACGCCAAATCGATTTGCCTGAACTTCACCATTGCCGAGGAAAATAACGGCACTTGCAACCTGCGCTTCGACGACACCAATCCGGAAAAAGAAAGCGTAGAGTTTATGGAAGCGATCGAACGAGATGTGCACTGGCTGGGATTTCAATGGGCCGGAAAATACCATGCCTCCGATTATTTCGAACAGCTTTATCAATACGCGATACAGCTGATTAAATCCGGCGATGCCTATGTCGACAGTTCCAGCGCCGAACAAATCCGACTAGACCGTGGCACGCTGACCGAGCCAGGTCGGGAAAGTCCGGACAGAAAACGCTCGATTGAAGAAAACCTGGACCTGTTCCAACGCATGCGCGACGGTGAATTCGCCGATGGTCACTATGTATTGCGCGCCAAGATCGATATGGCCTCGCCCAACATCAACATGCGAGATCCAACGATTTACCGTATCCGCCGCGTCCATCACCAACGCACCGGCGATGACTGGTGTATCTATCCGATGTACGACTACACGCACTGCATTTCCGATGCCATCGAAGGCATTACTCATTCTTTGTGCACGTTGGAGTTCGAAGATCACAGACCCTTGTATGACTGGGTACTGGACAAGTTGCAGACGCCCTGCCATCCTCAACAAATCGAATTCGCCAGGCTGCAACTCGAATATGCGGTGATGAGCAAGCGCAAATTGAATCAATTGGTGATCGAAAAACATGTCAGCGGCTGGGATGATCCGCGCATGCCGACCATCGCCGGCCTGCGTAGGGCCGGCTACACGCCGGCATCGATCCGTGACTTCTGTGAGCGCATCGGCGTCACCAAGAAAGATTCCTGGATCAAGATGGGGGTGCTGGAAAGCTGTATCCGTGAAGACCTGAACGAAAATGCCCCGCGCCGAATGGCGGTGTTGAATCCGTTGCGCGTCGTGATCGAAAACTATGCCGATGGAGCGACGGAAGATTATCAGATTGCCAATCATCCGCAAAAACCGGAAATGGGCGCGCGCAAGGTTTCTTTCGGCAAGGTTCTCTATATCGAACAGGACGATTTTGCCGAAGTGCCGCCGAAAAAATTCAAACGCCTAGTTGAAGGCGGTGAAGTCAGGCTGCGCGGCTCCTATGTGATCAAATGCGAACGCATGATCAAGGACGAATCCGGCAATATCATCGAATTACGATGCAGCTATGACCCCGACACCTTGGGCAAGAATCCGGAAGGCCGCAAGGTCAAGGGCGTCATCCATTGGGTTTCGGCGGAACATTCGGTCCCGGCCGAAGTACGGCTCTATGACCGCTTGTTCAAGGCGCCGAATCCGGATGCGGAAGCCCATTTTCTCGACGCCTTGAACCCGGATTCACTGGAAGTCTTGACCGACTGCCGCATCGAAGCCAGCCTGGCCGATGCCGAACCGCAAAGCCGCTTTCAGTTCGAGCGGACCGGTTATTTTTGCGTCGATTCGATCGACAGCAAGCCCGGAAAACCGGTATTCAACCGCACCGTGACGCTGCGAGATACCTGGGCGAGATAG
- a CDS encoding fructosamine kinase family protein yields the protein MSIDPLIPLLEETTGRTLNDCRLSPLGGGDINSAYHLQSTEVSWFIKVNRPTLAFMFEAEAQGLNELAKLKSIRVPTVITYGQSEQYSFLVLEHIELGGLRSDSAALLGEQLAALHKHRQAFFGWHCDNTIGSTAQHNERHKDWVEFWRAQRLLKQLQFAADNGHAGKLLSQGEKLAEKLDVFFETYQPQPALLHGDLWGGNAAADRQGRPVIYDPACYYGDREADIAMTELFGGFGADFYRAYQESYPLDSGYKTRKILYNLYHILNHLNLFGSAYRHQAETMIEQLLAET from the coding sequence ATGAGTATCGACCCCTTAATCCCCTTACTCGAAGAAACAACCGGCCGAACGCTAAATGACTGCCGACTCTCGCCGCTGGGAGGGGGCGACATCAACTCGGCCTATCATCTCCAAAGCACCGAGGTTTCCTGGTTCATCAAGGTCAACCGTCCGACACTCGCCTTCATGTTCGAGGCCGAAGCGCAAGGCCTTAACGAACTGGCCAAGCTAAAGAGCATTAGGGTCCCAACGGTCATAACTTACGGCCAAAGCGAACAATACAGTTTCCTGGTGTTGGAACATATCGAACTGGGCGGACTCCGCAGTGACTCAGCTGCGCTCTTAGGTGAACAATTGGCCGCATTGCATAAGCACCGCCAGGCTTTTTTCGGCTGGCATTGCGACAACACGATCGGCAGCACCGCTCAGCATAACGAACGCCATAAAGACTGGGTGGAATTCTGGCGTGCGCAGCGCTTATTAAAACAGTTGCAATTCGCCGCCGACAACGGCCACGCCGGCAAACTGCTGAGCCAGGGGGAAAAGCTGGCCGAAAAACTCGATGTATTTTTCGAAACTTATCAACCGCAACCGGCCTTATTGCATGGCGATCTTTGGGGGGGCAATGCCGCCGCCGACCGTCAAGGACGCCCGGTCATTTACGACCCTGCCTGCTATTACGGCGACCGCGAGGCCGACATCGCGATGACCGAATTATTTGGCGGCTTCGGCGCCGATTTCTATCGGGCCTATCAGGAAAGCTACCCATTGGATTCCGGTTATAAAACCCGCAAAATCCTCTATAATCTTTATCATATCCTCAATCATTTGAATCTGTTCGGAAGCGCTTATCGGCATCAGGCGGAAACGATGATCGAACAATTGCTTGCGGAAACTTAG
- a CDS encoding TIGR01458 family HAD-type hydrolase, translated as MKDLSAIRGILFDLDGVLYVGPSIIEGAIDALAEIKQKGYSRRFITNTSTLSSASLHKKLLNLGFDIDEHEIISATRAALIYLQQFVDPSCHLLLSDDVKQDFRQFRQSSKKADFVIVGDIGDAWSYKLLNTVFKELINGAQLIAIHKNRFWQTEDGLQMDIGGFVGALEYASQKQATIIGKPSREFFQSALTDLELSPQQVAIIGDDIDTDIGGGQDAGLTGILVKTGKYRQDYADSSPIIPDLTLPSITELPACLPTLS; from the coding sequence ATGAAAGATTTATCGGCCATCCGTGGCATACTGTTTGATCTCGACGGCGTATTGTATGTCGGCCCCTCCATCATCGAAGGCGCCATCGACGCCCTCGCCGAAATAAAACAAAAAGGCTACAGTCGACGCTTCATCACCAACACCAGCACCCTATCCAGCGCTTCGCTACATAAAAAACTGCTTAACCTGGGATTTGACATCGACGAGCACGAAATCATCAGCGCCACCCGCGCCGCACTAATTTATCTGCAACAATTTGTCGACCCATCCTGCCACCTATTGCTGTCCGATGACGTTAAACAAGATTTCCGTCAGTTCAGGCAATCGAGCAAAAAAGCCGACTTCGTCATCGTTGGCGACATAGGCGATGCCTGGTCATATAAGCTATTGAACACAGTATTCAAGGAATTGATTAACGGCGCGCAGCTGATCGCCATCCACAAGAACCGCTTCTGGCAAACCGAAGACGGACTGCAAATGGATATCGGCGGCTTTGTCGGCGCACTCGAATACGCCAGTCAAAAACAAGCGACGATCATCGGCAAGCCTTCGCGGGAATTTTTTCAGTCGGCATTGACCGACCTGGAATTGTCGCCGCAACAAGTCGCCATCATCGGCGACGATATCGACACCGATATCGGCGGAGGGCAAGACGCCGGTTTAACCGGCATTCTCGTGAAAACCGGCAAATATCGCCAAGACTATGCCGACAGCAGCCCGATCATTCCCGACCTAACCCTGCCCTCAATTACCGAACTCCCGGCCTGTTTGCCGACTTTAAGCTAA